The following coding sequences are from one Thunnus maccoyii chromosome 17, fThuMac1.1, whole genome shotgun sequence window:
- the LOC121882754 gene encoding stonustoxin subunit beta-like produces the protein CWIENHSDCVSSSRLDHGRELRSRLYLKKYFCELTLDTNTLNRNLKLSFNNRKVTHVGEYQSYPDHPDRFECYYQLLCRNGLTGRCYWEVEWRGDVRISVTYRGIRRKGNSVDCVFGWNDQSWSLNCSDDGYSVWHNKKKTSIPSSSSSSSSSSSSSSVSNRVAVYVDCPAGTLSFYRDSSDTLIHLHTFNITFTQPLCAGFGFGLFGSSVSEKTVTRIDQDECLERLILDLDRKHYSYSTPPKYYRVSLQKQKQFSIPLKHSAGPERPEITLPG, from the exons TGTTGGATAGAAAATCATTCTGACTGTGTTTCTTCCTCCAGGTTGGACCATGGTAGAGAGCTCAGGTCAAGACTTTATCTGAAGAAGT atttctgtgaactcacactggacacaaacactttaaacaGAAACCTCAAACTGTCtttcaacaacaggaaggtgacacaTGTGGGAGAGtatcagtcatatcctgatcatccagacagatttgagtGCTACTatcagctgctgtgtagaaatggtctgactggtcgctgttactgggaggtcgagTGGAGAGGAGACGTTCGTATATCAGTGacttacagaggaatcagaaggaaaggaaacagtgttgactgtgtgtttggatggaacgatcagtcctggagtctgaACTGCTCTGATGATGGTTACTCTGTCTGgcacaataagaaaaaaacatccatcccctcttcctcctcctcttcctcctcctcctcctcctcctcctctgtctctaacagagtagcagtgtatgtggactgtcctgctggcactctgtccttctacagagactcctctgacacactgatccacctccacaccttcaacatcacattcactcagcctctgtgtgctgggtttgggtttgggttatttggttcctcagtgtct GAGAAGACCGTCACCAGGATCGACCAGGATGAGTGTCTGGAGAGGCTGATTCTGGATCTGGACAGGAAGCACTACAGCTACAGCACCCCGCCAAAATACTACAGAGTCagtctgcaaaaacaaaaacagttcagCATCCCACTGAAACATTCTGCAGGCCCAGAAAGACCAGAGATTACACTTCCAGGTTAA